One stretch of Prionailurus viverrinus isolate Anna chromosome C1, UM_Priviv_1.0, whole genome shotgun sequence DNA includes these proteins:
- the MANEAL gene encoding glycoprotein endo-alpha-1,2-mannosidase-like protein isoform X1, which translates to MARRRRRACIALFLVLLFAFGTLMGLRTLKAPDGLPALGPGLELAPFERRPEGVPAPAARAPAAPAAPPPPPPPPRTAGPGSPPGPAPAEAEPAPGQSLRVYSDLHAFYYSWYGSPRREGHYIHWDHVMVPHWDPKISASYPRGRHSPPDDLGSSFYPELGPYSSRDPDVLREHMTQLKEAAIGVLVLSWYPPGMADDNGEPSDDLVPAILDTAHQYNIQVAFHIQPYKGRDDVTLHDNIKYIIDTYGSHGAFYRYKNSMGKSLPLFYIYDSYLTSPEAWAHLLTPNGPHSIRNTPYDGVFIALLVEEGHTHDILAAGFDGMYTYFASNGFSFGSSHQNWKAVKNFCDANNLMFIPSVGPGYIDTSIRPWNNHNTRNRVNGKYYETALQAALTVRPEIVSITSFNEWHEGTQIEKAIPKKTPTRLYLDYLPHQPNLYLELTRRWAEHFIKEKEQWLM; encoded by the exons ATGGCCCGGCGGCGGCGCCGCGCCTGCATCGCGCTGTTCCTGGTGCTGCTTTTCGCCTTCGGCACGCTCATGGGTCTGCGCACGCTCAAGGCTCCGGACGGACTGCCGGCGCTGGGCCCGGGCCTGGAGCTGGCGCCCTTTGAGCGACGCCCGGAGGGAGTCCCCGCGCCCGCCGCCCGGGCCCCGGCCGcccccgccgcgccgccgcctccgcctccgccgCCCCGCACTGCCGGCCCGGGCAGCCCCCCGGGCCCGGCCCCCGCGGAGGCCGAGCCCGCCCCCGGGCAGAGTCTGCGCGTCTACTCGGACCTGCACGCCTTCTACTACTCCTGGTACGGGAGCCCGCGGCGCGAAGGCCACTACATTCACTGGGACCACGTCATGGTGCCGCACTGGGACCCCAAGATCTCGGCCAGCTACCCCCGCGGCCGCCATAGTCCTCCCGACGACTTGGGCTCCAGTTTCTACCCAGAGCTGGGGCCCTACAGTTCTCGGGACCCCGACGTGCTGCGGGAGCACATGACCCAGCTTAAGGAAGCCGCTATCG GCGTCCTGGTCCTGTCCTGGTACCCACCTGGCATGGCTGATGATAACGGGGAACCCTCAGATGACCTGGTGCCCGCCATTCTCGACACCGCCCATCAGTACAATATCCAG GTGGCCTTCCACATCCAACCCTATAAGGGCCGGGATGACGTCACTCTGCATGACAACATCAAGTACATCATTGACAC GTATGGCTCCCATGGTGCATTTTACCGCTATAAGAACAGCATGGGCAAGAGCCTCCCACTCTTTTATATCTACGACTCATACCTGACGTCCCCTGAGGCCTGGGCTCACCTCCTGACACCCAATGGGCCCCACTCCATCCGCAACACCCCCTATGATGGGGTCTTCATAGCCCTGCTGGTGGAGGAGGGCCACACCCACGACATCCTGGCTGCCGGATTTGATGGCATGTATACCTACTTTGCCTCCAATGGTTTCTCCTTTGGCTCCTCCCATCAGAACTGGAAAGCCGTGAAGAACTTTTGTGATGCCAACAACCTCATGTTCATCCCCAGTGTGGGGCCTGGCTACATTGACACCAGCATCCGGCCCTGGAATAACCACAATACTCGGAACAGGGTCAATGGCAAGTACTATGAGACAGCCCTGCAGGCAGCCCTGACGGTGAGGCCTGAGATTGTCTCCATCACCTCCTTCAATGAGTGGCATGAGGGCACCCAGATCGAGAAGGCCATTCCCAAGAAGACGCCAACACGTCTGTATTTGGACTACCTGCCTCACCAGCCCAACCTGTACCTGGAGCTGACTCGCCGCTGGGCAGAGCACTTCATCAAAGAGAAGGAGCAGTGGCTGATGTGA
- the CC1H1orf122 gene encoding uncharacterized protein C1orf122 homolog isoform X2 — translation MLRQLGRRRPEPAGGGNVSAKAGAPPQPAVSARGGFPKDAGDGAAEP, via the exons ATGCTGCGGCAGCTGGGCCGCCGGCGCCCGGAGCCGGCTGGTGGCGGG AACGTCTCAGCCAAAGCCGGAGCGCCTCCCCAGCCAGCTGTCTCCGCCCGAGGTGGCTTTCCAAAGGATGCTGGCGATGGAGCTGCGGAGCCCTGA
- the CC1H1orf122 gene encoding uncharacterized protein C1orf122 homolog isoform X1, with amino-acid sequence MEWGPGSDWSRGEAAGVDRGKAGLGLGGRPPPQPPRDERAQQLLDAVEQRQRQLLDTIAACEEMLRQLGRRRPEPAGGGNVSAKAGAPPQPAVSARGGFPKDAGDGAAEP; translated from the exons ATGGAATGGGGCCCGGGCTCAGACTGGTCACGGGG GGAGGCTGCCGGCGTGGACCGTGGGAAGGCGGGGCTGGGGCTCGGCGGGAGGCCACCCCCGCAGCCGCCCCGGGATGAGCGCGCCCAGCAGCTGCTGGACGCGGTGgagcagcggcagcggcagctcCTGGACACCATCGCCGCCTGCGAGGAGATGCTGCGGCAGCTGGGCCGCCGGCGCCCGGAGCCGGCTGGTGGCGGG AACGTCTCAGCCAAAGCCGGAGCGCCTCCCCAGCCAGCTGTCTCCGCCCGAGGTGGCTTTCCAAAGGATGCTGGCGATGGAGCTGCGGAGCCCTGA
- the YRDC gene encoding threonylcarbamoyl-AMP synthase, which yields MSPARPCRGLRAAVAASVGLSEGPGGSARRGRLLRPPSPAPAAPGARLLRLPGSGAVRAASPERAGWTEALRAAVAELRAGAVVAVPTDTLYGLACSASCSAALGAVYRLKGRSEAKPLAVCLGRVADVYRYCHVRVPEGLLKDLLPGPVTLVLERSEELNKDLNPFTPLVGIRIPDHAFIQDLAQVFGGPLALTSANLSSQASSLNVEEFQDLWPQLSLIIDGGPIGDGQSSEYRLGSTVVDLSVPGKFGIIRPGCALERTTAILQQKYGLLPSHGSCS from the exons ATGTCTCCGGCGCGTCCGTGCAGGGGGCTGAGGGCCGCGGTGGCTGCCAGCGTGGGGTTGAGCGAGGGGCCGGGGGGCTCCGCCCGGAGGGGCCGCCTCCTGCGCCCACCGAGCCCCGCTCCGGCGGCGCCGGGGGCCCGGCTGTTGCGGCTCCCGGGGAGCGGGGCCGTGCGGGCCGCAAGCCCGGAGCGCGCCGGCTGGACCGAGGCGCTGCGGGCCGCCGTGGCCGAGCTGCGCGCCGGCGCCGTGGTGGCCGTCCCCACCGACACGCTGTACGGCCTGGCCTGCTCGGCGAGCTGCTCGGCGGCACTGGGAGCTGTGTATCGCCTCAAGGGCCGCAGTGAGGCCAAGCCGCTGGCCGTCTGCCTGGGCCGCGTGGCCGACGTCTACAG GTATTGCCATGTGAGAGTACCCGAGGGGCTCCTGAAAGACTTATTACCAGGACCAGTGACCCTGGTGTTGGAACGCTCTGAGGAGCTTAATAAGGATCTGAACCCCTTTACTCCT CTCGTAGGCATCCGGATTCCTGACCATGCCTTCATACAGGATTTGGCTCAGGTGTTTGGGGGGCCACTTGCTCTCACCAGTGCCAACCTCAGCTCCCAAGCCAGTTCTCTGAACGTGGAG GAGTTCCAGGACCTCTGGCCTCAGCTGTCCCTGATCATTGATGGGGGACCAATCGGGGATGGCCAGAGCTCTGAGTATCGCCTGGGCTCAACTGTGGTTGACTTATCTGTACCTGGAAAGTTTGGCATCATCCGCCCAGGCTG TGCCCTGGAGAGAACTACAGCCATCCTCCAGCAGAAGTACGGGCTGCTCCCCTCACACGGATCCTGCTCGTGA
- the MANEAL gene encoding glycoprotein endo-alpha-1,2-mannosidase-like protein isoform X2, with protein sequence MITGNPQMTWCPPFSTPPISTISRYGSHGAFYRYKNSMGKSLPLFYIYDSYLTSPEAWAHLLTPNGPHSIRNTPYDGVFIALLVEEGHTHDILAAGFDGMYTYFASNGFSFGSSHQNWKAVKNFCDANNLMFIPSVGPGYIDTSIRPWNNHNTRNRVNGKYYETALQAALTVRPEIVSITSFNEWHEGTQIEKAIPKKTPTRLYLDYLPHQPNLYLELTRRWAEHFIKEKEQWLM encoded by the exons ATGATAACGGGGAACCCTCAGATGACCTGGTGCCCGCCATTCTCGACACCGCCCATCAGTACAATATCCAG GTATGGCTCCCATGGTGCATTTTACCGCTATAAGAACAGCATGGGCAAGAGCCTCCCACTCTTTTATATCTACGACTCATACCTGACGTCCCCTGAGGCCTGGGCTCACCTCCTGACACCCAATGGGCCCCACTCCATCCGCAACACCCCCTATGATGGGGTCTTCATAGCCCTGCTGGTGGAGGAGGGCCACACCCACGACATCCTGGCTGCCGGATTTGATGGCATGTATACCTACTTTGCCTCCAATGGTTTCTCCTTTGGCTCCTCCCATCAGAACTGGAAAGCCGTGAAGAACTTTTGTGATGCCAACAACCTCATGTTCATCCCCAGTGTGGGGCCTGGCTACATTGACACCAGCATCCGGCCCTGGAATAACCACAATACTCGGAACAGGGTCAATGGCAAGTACTATGAGACAGCCCTGCAGGCAGCCCTGACGGTGAGGCCTGAGATTGTCTCCATCACCTCCTTCAATGAGTGGCATGAGGGCACCCAGATCGAGAAGGCCATTCCCAAGAAGACGCCAACACGTCTGTATTTGGACTACCTGCCTCACCAGCCCAACCTGTACCTGGAGCTGACTCGCCGCTGGGCAGAGCACTTCATCAAAGAGAAGGAGCAGTGGCTGATGTGA